One window from the genome of Paracoccus zhejiangensis encodes:
- a CDS encoding lytic transglycosylase domain-containing protein, protein MRFIGHIFRAGALALMLPALPARAENAGAMALALAAAETGDWVTARKAAGRSGPMAEALVGWQALIAGNGAFRDFLAFRLNHPGWPGEAALIRRGDALLRPDLPPDQIRNWFGDRLPDSLRTETAFLATLSASEAKAERERFWTTVPLEPAEEAAFLKTYADELTPLAAARAFAMLDLGEWQAAERRLAELSAPDAALARARIALQARRDGVDDLINALPEPARADAGLAMDRYRWRVRAKMHDLARDLMLERSTSAEALRDPEVWAEMRVDYARLAMRQGDWATAEKLARAHFLPPENEHYPDLEWLAGYAAMRAGAADRALAHFDHLETVVGSAISRARADYWQGRAQEALGKGDAARAAYQAGAEYIGTYYGQLSAEKLHLPMPAEFAVPGKALDSLPDWRGSDLVGNELFNAGLWMLGTGRADQAQQFFLQAAATGAEPDDIARMARLMLEARKPWHALRLSKRAASLGAIYPAAHFPLTGLEDTDLGIPPELVLSIARQESEFNHTVGSHAGALGLMQVIPDTAQAMARKIGEPYERARLTQDAGYNARLGAAYLDGLRDRFGASVALVASGYNAGPGRPARWIGDFGDLRKGADHGGADAVDWVELIPFDETRNYVMRVAEAQPIYRARIMGKTVPIVPTWDLTGGGLMPAPPLRLTLALSAQPPARPLRLARLPVSDEMQAAVAAMPVPRLAADAGDGFRWPEGISAPSPLPSDARATR, encoded by the coding sequence ATGCGGTTCATCGGCCACATATTCCGGGCGGGCGCGCTGGCCTTGATGCTGCCAGCCCTGCCCGCGCGCGCCGAAAATGCCGGTGCGATGGCGCTGGCCTTGGCTGCAGCCGAGACCGGCGACTGGGTCACGGCGAGGAAGGCCGCCGGGCGATCCGGCCCGATGGCCGAGGCGCTGGTCGGCTGGCAGGCGCTGATCGCTGGCAATGGCGCCTTCCGCGATTTCCTCGCCTTCCGCCTGAACCATCCCGGCTGGCCCGGCGAGGCGGCGCTGATCCGGCGCGGCGATGCGCTCTTGCGTCCCGACCTGCCGCCTGACCAGATCCGCAACTGGTTCGGCGATCGCCTGCCCGACAGCCTGCGCACGGAAACGGCCTTTCTCGCCACGCTCTCGGCCAGCGAGGCCAAGGCGGAGCGCGAACGCTTCTGGACCACGGTGCCGCTGGAACCGGCGGAAGAGGCTGCGTTCCTGAAGACCTATGCCGACGAGCTGACGCCCCTCGCCGCTGCCCGCGCCTTTGCCATGCTGGACCTTGGCGAATGGCAGGCGGCCGAGCGGCGGCTGGCAGAGCTTTCGGCCCCCGATGCCGCCTTGGCCCGCGCCCGCATCGCCCTGCAGGCCCGGCGCGACGGGGTCGATGACCTGATCAACGCCCTGCCCGAACCCGCCCGCGCCGATGCCGGGCTGGCAATGGATCGCTATCGCTGGCGGGTCCGTGCCAAGATGCATGATCTGGCGCGGGACCTGATGCTGGAACGCTCGACCAGTGCCGAGGCTTTGCGTGACCCCGAAGTCTGGGCCGAGATGCGGGTCGACTATGCCCGGCTTGCCATGCGTCAGGGCGATTGGGCGACAGCCGAGAAACTCGCGCGGGCGCATTTCCTGCCGCCCGAGAACGAGCATTACCCCGATCTCGAATGGCTGGCAGGCTATGCCGCGATGCGCGCCGGGGCAGCAGACCGGGCACTTGCCCATTTCGACCATCTGGAAACCGTGGTCGGCAGCGCCATCAGCCGTGCGCGCGCCGATTACTGGCAGGGCCGCGCGCAGGAGGCGCTTGGCAAGGGTGATGCCGCCCGCGCGGCCTATCAGGCAGGGGCCGAATATATCGGCACTTATTACGGCCAGCTTTCCGCCGAGAAACTGCACCTGCCCATGCCCGCCGAATTTGCCGTGCCGGGCAAGGCGCTCGACAGCCTGCCCGACTGGCGCGGCAGCGATCTGGTCGGGAACGAGCTGTTCAATGCCGGGCTGTGGATGCTGGGCACGGGCCGCGCCGACCAGGCGCAGCAATTCTTCCTGCAGGCGGCGGCGACCGGTGCCGAACCCGACGACATCGCCCGCATGGCCCGGCTGATGCTGGAAGCGCGCAAGCCCTGGCATGCGCTGCGGCTGTCGAAGCGCGCGGCCTCGCTTGGCGCGATCTATCCGGCGGCGCATTTCCCGCTGACCGGGCTGGAAGATACCGATCTCGGCATCCCGCCGGAACTGGTCCTGTCCATTGCCCGACAGGAAAGCGAGTTCAACCATACCGTCGGCAGCCATGCCGGCGCGCTGGGGCTGATGCAGGTCATCCCCGACACCGCGCAGGCCATGGCCCGCAAGATCGGCGAACCCTATGAGCGCGCGCGGCTGACGCAGGATGCGGGATATAACGCCCGGCTTGGCGCGGCCTATCTGGACGGGCTGCGCGATCGTTTCGGCGCCTCGGTGGCGCTGGTCGCCTCGGGCTACAATGCCGGGCCGGGTCGGCCCGCGCGCTGGATCGGGGATTTCGGCGATCTGAGGAAGGGCGCCGATCACGGTGGCGCCGATGCGGTCGACTGGGTGGAACTGATTCCCTTCGACGAGACCCGCAATTACGTCATGCGCGTGGCCGAGGCGCAGCCAATTTATCGCGCGCGGATCATGGGGAAGACGGTGCCGATCGTGCCGACCTGGGACCTGACTGGCGGCGGCTTGATGCCGGCACCGCCGCTGCGGCTGACGCTGGCGCTGTCGGCCCAGCCTCCTGCCCGGCCGCTCAGACTGGCGCGCTTGCCGGTCAGTGACGAGATGCAGGCCGCCGTGGCCGCCATGCCGGTGCCGCGTCTGGCGGCGGATGCGGGCGATGGCTTCCGCTGGCCCGAGGGGATCAGTGCGCCTTCGCCCTTGCCTTCTGACGCTCGCGCCACAAGGTGA
- a CDS encoding ABC transporter ATP-binding protein: MDGGFVVFEHVQKSYDGQTLVVKDLNLDIGKGEFLTMLGPSGSGKTTCLMMLAGFEQATHGEIRLDGKNINDVPPHKRGIGMVFQNYALFPHMTVGENLSFPLEVRGMTKAERETRVKRALDMVQMGAFINRRPAQLSGGQQQRIALARALVFDPKLVLMDEPLGALDKQLREHMQFEIKALHERLGITVVYVTHDQGEALTMSDRIAVFNDGRIQQLASPSALYEQPENSFVASFIGENNALPGILEKLDGNNAIIRLHNGEAIDATAVNVRQVGQDTTVSIRPERVEFKPELMPSGAHTVEAEVMDVVYMGDILRTRLKVAGSDDFVMKCRNTIGQTRLSPGQKIRIGWHPQDARALDPV; this comes from the coding sequence ATGGACGGCGGCTTTGTCGTCTTCGAGCATGTGCAGAAAAGCTATGACGGTCAGACGCTTGTCGTCAAAGACCTGAATCTCGACATCGGCAAGGGCGAGTTCCTGACCATGCTGGGGCCCTCGGGTTCGGGCAAGACAACCTGCCTGATGATGCTGGCCGGTTTCGAACAGGCCACCCATGGCGAGATTCGGCTGGACGGCAAGAACATCAACGACGTGCCGCCGCACAAGCGCGGGATCGGCATGGTGTTCCAGAACTACGCCCTCTTCCCGCACATGACGGTGGGCGAGAACCTGTCCTTCCCGCTGGAAGTGCGCGGCATGACCAAGGCCGAGCGCGAGACGCGGGTCAAGCGGGCGCTGGACATGGTGCAGATGGGCGCCTTCATCAACCGCCGCCCGGCGCAGCTTTCGGGCGGGCAGCAGCAGCGGATCGCGCTGGCCCGCGCGCTGGTCTTTGATCCCAAGCTCGTGCTGATGGACGAACCCCTCGGCGCGCTCGACAAGCAGCTGCGCGAGCATATGCAGTTCGAGATCAAGGCCCTGCACGAGCGGCTGGGGATCACCGTGGTCTACGTGACGCATGACCAGGGCGAGGCGCTGACCATGTCGGACCGCATCGCCGTATTCAACGATGGCCGCATCCAGCAGCTGGCCAGCCCCTCGGCGCTGTATGAGCAGCCGGAAAACAGCTTTGTCGCCAGCTTCATCGGTGAAAACAACGCGCTGCCCGGCATTCTTGAGAAACTGGATGGGAATAACGCGATCATCCGCCTGCATAATGGCGAGGCGATCGATGCCACCGCCGTCAATGTGCGGCAGGTGGGTCAGGATACCACCGTCTCGATCCGGCCCGAGCGGGTCGAGTTCAAGCCCGAGTTGATGCCCTCGGGCGCGCATACCGTCGAGGCCGAGGTGATGGATGTCGTCTACATGGGCGATATCCTACGGACCCGGCTGAAGGTCGCGGGCAGCGATGATTTCGTGATGAAATGCCGCAATACCATTGGTCAGACCCGGCTGTCGCCGGGTCAGAAGATCCGCATTGGCTGGCATCCGCAGGATGCCCGCGCGCTGGACCCGGTCTGA
- the dapA gene encoding 4-hydroxy-tetrahydrodipicolinate synthase yields MFKGSIPALVTPFTPDGELDLDTLKKLVDWHVAEGSNALAPVGTTGESPTLSHDEHRQVIETVIRVVDGRIPVIAGAGSNSTREAVGLVQFAAEAGAQGALVVTPYYNKPTQEGLIAHYTALHDAADLPIIIYNIPPRSVIDMSPETMGELAKLKNIVGVKDATGKLERVSQQRITCGTDFIQLSGEDATAHGFNAQGGVGCISVTANVAPKLLAAMQKATQAGDYATALEIQDRLMPLHIAIFVEPGLVGVKYAMSRLGLCNERVRLPLTPLREATRKQIDDALAHAGLI; encoded by the coding sequence ATGTTCAAAGGGTCAATACCTGCCCTCGTCACGCCGTTCACCCCGGACGGCGAGCTGGATCTGGACACGCTGAAGAAGCTGGTCGACTGGCATGTGGCCGAGGGCAGCAACGCGCTCGCACCTGTGGGCACGACCGGCGAAAGCCCGACGCTGAGCCATGACGAGCATCGCCAAGTGATCGAGACGGTGATCCGCGTGGTCGATGGCCGCATCCCGGTCATTGCCGGCGCAGGCTCGAACTCCACCCGCGAGGCGGTGGGGCTGGTGCAGTTCGCCGCCGAGGCCGGGGCGCAGGGCGCGCTGGTCGTCACCCCCTACTACAACAAGCCGACGCAAGAGGGGCTGATCGCGCATTACACCGCGCTTCATGACGCCGCCGACCTGCCGATCATCATCTACAATATCCCGCCCCGCTCGGTCATCGACATGTCGCCCGAGACGATGGGCGAGCTGGCCAAGCTGAAGAACATCGTCGGCGTCAAGGACGCGACCGGCAAGCTGGAGCGGGTGAGCCAGCAGCGCATCACCTGCGGCACGGATTTCATCCAGCTGTCGGGCGAGGATGCGACCGCGCATGGCTTCAACGCGCAGGGCGGCGTGGGCTGCATCTCGGTCACGGCCAATGTCGCGCCGAAGCTGCTGGCGGCGATGCAGAAGGCCACGCAGGCAGGCGATTACGCCACTGCGCTGGAGATCCAGGACCGGCTGATGCCGCTGCATATCGCCATCTTCGTCGAGCCGGGCCTGGTCGGGGTAAAATACGCCATGTCGCGGCTGGGGCTCTGCAACGAGCGCGTGCGCCTGCCGCTGACGCCGCTGCGCGAGGCGACCCGCAAACAGATCGACGACGCGCTGGCCCATGCCGGCCTGATCTGA
- a CDS encoding DMT family transporter — translation MSDQPPASPKAANPLNAPAARAPAVPPLNTPREDRTGLAIMIMCAVAMIFAVQDGLSRQLGSQYPAIFIVMLRFWFFALFVIVLVARQPGGLGRAMRSKHPWMQIFRGVLLVAEVVIMVESFVRLGLVETHAIFTASPLLVAALSGPILGEKVGWRRWTAIMIGFLGILIVLNPGQGMFAPAAILPLIAALMFAVYGLATRYVSRQDSSLVSFFWTGISGAAAITLVGIWQWVWLAPLDWFWMLCLCITAIAGHYLLIRAYELAEASALQPFAYTQLVWASVIGVIFFGDVVKTNVVIGAAVVVGAGLFTLWRERQKARAKAH, via the coding sequence ATGTCGGACCAGCCCCCCGCAAGTCCTAAGGCCGCCAATCCGCTGAACGCCCCGGCGGCCCGTGCCCCGGCGGTGCCGCCCCTGAACACCCCGCGCGAGGACCGCACCGGGCTGGCGATCATGATCATGTGCGCCGTGGCGATGATCTTCGCGGTGCAGGACGGGCTGTCGCGCCAGCTTGGCAGCCAGTATCCGGCGATCTTCATCGTCATGCTGCGTTTCTGGTTCTTCGCGCTGTTCGTCATCGTGCTGGTGGCGCGCCAGCCGGGCGGGCTTGGCCGGGCAATGCGGTCCAAGCATCCCTGGATGCAGATCTTCCGGGGGGTCCTGCTGGTGGCCGAGGTGGTCATCATGGTCGAGAGCTTCGTCCGCCTTGGCCTGGTCGAGACGCACGCGATCTTCACCGCCTCGCCCCTGCTGGTCGCGGCTTTGTCGGGGCCAATCCTTGGCGAGAAGGTCGGCTGGCGGCGCTGGACGGCGATCATGATCGGCTTCCTGGGCATCCTGATCGTGCTCAATCCCGGGCAGGGCATGTTCGCCCCCGCCGCCATCCTGCCGCTGATCGCCGCGCTGATGTTTGCCGTCTACGGGCTGGCGACGCGCTATGTCTCGCGGCAGGACAGTTCGCTGGTCAGCTTTTTCTGGACCGGCATTTCCGGCGCCGCCGCGATCACGCTGGTCGGCATCTGGCAATGGGTCTGGCTGGCGCCGCTCGACTGGTTCTGGATGCTGTGCCTCTGCATAACCGCCATTGCCGGGCACTACCTGCTGATCCGCGCCTATGAGCTGGCCGAGGCCTCGGCGCTGCAGCCCTTTGCCTATACCCAGCTGGTCTGGGCCAGCGTCATCGGGGTGATCTTCTTCGGCGATGTGGTGAAGACCAACGTGGTCATCGGTGCCGCCGTGGTGGTCGGTGCGGGTCTGTTCACCTTGTGGCGCGAGCGTCAGAAGGCAAGGGCGAAGGCGCACTGA
- a CDS encoding lysozyme family protein, with protein sequence MLQYQGLARTRALLALLAAFLLPVQAVAVLSQAELSDPAAICEGAARQAAAEYGVPTDILGALALTETGRRLDGHVRPWAWSVNAEGAGSWFDDPASALAFAEDRVALGRPNVDIGCFQINYRWHGANFTSVAAMFDPLTNARYAASFVLQLYQETGDWRAAAGAFHSRSPENARKYLARFDELYAMLQTRGFDGLTDSPETYNEFADAAPMPEERVRAAREKLTLLGAPLGTPLTGMAGSLAVIGETQGPLIGGDTGAAPLAGEPSLWASALTP encoded by the coding sequence ATGCTGCAATATCAAGGACTTGCCCGGACCCGGGCGCTGTTGGCGCTTCTGGCAGCCTTTCTGCTGCCGGTGCAGGCAGTTGCGGTGCTGTCGCAGGCAGAGCTGTCCGACCCGGCGGCGATCTGCGAGGGCGCGGCGCGGCAGGCAGCGGCGGAATACGGCGTGCCGACGGACATCCTCGGCGCGCTGGCCCTGACGGAGACCGGGCGGCGACTGGACGGCCATGTCCGCCCCTGGGCCTGGAGCGTGAATGCCGAGGGCGCGGGATCCTGGTTCGACGATCCGGCCTCGGCCCTGGCCTTCGCCGAGGATCGGGTGGCACTGGGCCGGCCCAATGTCGATATCGGCTGTTTCCAGATCAATTACCGCTGGCATGGCGCGAATTTCACCTCGGTCGCGGCCATGTTCGACCCGCTGACCAATGCCCGCTATGCCGCCAGCTTCGTGCTGCAGCTCTACCAGGAAACCGGTGACTGGCGCGCCGCCGCCGGCGCCTTCCATTCGCGCAGTCCCGAGAATGCCCGGAAATACCTCGCCCGCTTCGACGAGTTGTACGCCATGCTGCAGACCCGCGGCTTCGACGGCCTGACCGACTCGCCCGAGACCTATAACGAATTCGCCGATGCCGCCCCGATGCCCGAGGAGAGGGTCCGGGCCGCGCGCGAGAAGCTGACCTTGCTCGGCGCCCCGCTCGGCACGCCCCTGACCGGCATGGCCGGCTCGCTGGCGGTGATCGGAGAGACGCAAGGCCCGCTGATCGGCGGCGACACCGGCGCGGCACCGCTGGCGGGCGAGCCCTCGCTCTGGGCCAGCGCACTGACGCCGTGA